Proteins encoded by one window of Silvibacterium dinghuense:
- a CDS encoding spinster family MFS transporter, translated as MPAAPHASARIPAARTAGFALFLLTALNLFNFIDRYILPGVQPLVQHEFGVNDAKMGLLTSAFFFTYMLAAPLTGWLGDRFQRKPLIIGSTLLWSIATLYTAKVHSYETLLLRHALVGIGEATFSIFAPSLLADFYPETARNRVLSIFYLTIPIGGALGYLTGGVVGQHYGWRAPFFVAALPGLLIALAFCFLKEPKRGSADRLQATETRATLHGLLRNPAFWFATLGLAAWTFAVGGISTFLPTFFQRFAGMSVAQAGTAAGGLTVVDGLIGTAVGGWLAQRWMRRNDRALYLVSGWGSLLAIPFVALVLFGPLKLLMPAAFAAEFFLFLGNGPLNAAIVNSVAAPIRATAISLNLFLIHALGDAFSPHLIGLLSDKTNLRVGLSMTQAALLISGIILFTGARFAVPLEEEK; from the coding sequence ATGCCTGCTGCCCCCCATGCGAGCGCACGAATTCCTGCCGCGCGCACGGCAGGCTTTGCACTGTTTCTTCTCACCGCGCTCAATCTCTTCAACTTCATCGACCGCTACATCCTGCCGGGTGTGCAGCCGCTGGTGCAGCATGAGTTCGGAGTGAATGACGCGAAGATGGGGCTGCTGACCTCAGCCTTTTTCTTCACCTACATGCTTGCGGCTCCTCTGACCGGATGGCTCGGAGACCGGTTCCAGCGTAAGCCGCTGATCATTGGCAGCACGCTGCTCTGGAGCATCGCAACTCTGTATACGGCAAAGGTGCACAGTTACGAGACGCTGCTGCTGCGCCATGCGCTGGTGGGGATCGGTGAGGCGACCTTCAGCATCTTCGCGCCTTCACTGCTGGCAGACTTTTATCCGGAGACGGCGCGCAATCGCGTGCTGAGCATTTTCTATCTGACCATCCCGATCGGCGGCGCGCTCGGATATCTTACAGGCGGCGTCGTAGGCCAGCACTATGGCTGGCGCGCGCCATTCTTCGTCGCGGCGCTGCCGGGCCTGCTCATCGCGCTGGCCTTCTGCTTTCTGAAAGAGCCGAAGCGGGGCAGTGCAGATCGCCTGCAGGCAACGGAAACACGTGCGACACTGCATGGACTGCTGCGGAATCCGGCCTTCTGGTTTGCAACGCTGGGGCTCGCAGCATGGACTTTCGCCGTGGGCGGTATCTCGACCTTTCTGCCAACGTTTTTCCAGCGCTTTGCAGGCATGAGCGTGGCGCAGGCAGGTACAGCCGCAGGCGGGCTGACCGTTGTGGATGGGCTGATCGGTACCGCCGTAGGCGGATGGCTGGCGCAGCGCTGGATGCGGCGGAATGATCGTGCGCTCTACCTGGTGTCAGGCTGGGGATCGCTGCTGGCGATTCCATTCGTAGCGCTGGTGCTCTTCGGCCCGCTGAAGCTGTTGATGCCGGCCGCCTTCGCTGCGGAGTTCTTCCTGTTTCTCGGCAACGGGCCACTGAATGCTGCGATTGTGAACTCGGTAGCGGCGCCGATCCGCGCGACGGCGATTTCGCTGAACCTGTTTCTGATTCATGCGCTGGGCGATGCCTTCTCGCCGCATCTGATCGGGCTGCTTTCGGATAAGACAAACCTGCGCGTGGGGCTGAGCATGACGCAGGCCGCGCTGTTGATCTCGGGAATCATTCTGTTTACGGGGGCGCGCTTTGCCGTGCCTCTTGAGGAAGAGAAGTAG
- the glgX gene encoding glycogen debranching protein GlgX, whose product MELKLLPGKPYPLGAKWNGTGVNFALYSENATGVELCLFNEADEQTHRLQLRETTAFVWHCYIPGLHPGQRYGYRVQGPWNPEQGQRFNPAKLLVDPYAQAIAGKVDWSQPIFPYQFGGEDADLHIDDRDSAAGVPKCIVVNPYFDWEHDHPLRIPLADSVIYETHVRGFSIQNPEVPENLRGTYAGLASPASLRHLKKLGVTAVELMPVHHFVNDSHLVEKGLTNYWGYNTLSYLAPAGRYAATGEDGNQVSEFKAMVKALHREGIEVILDVVYNHTAEGNHLGPMLSMRGIDNTTYYRLMADNPRYYLDYTGTGNSLNVRHPQVLKLIMDSLRYWVTEMHVDGFRFDLAATLARELHDVDRLSGFFDIIHQDPTLADVKLIAEPWDVGEGGYQVGNFPILWAEWNGKYRDTVRRYWKGDEGQLSDLGYRLTGSSDLYQHDGRRPYASINFITAHDGFTLHDLVSYNDKHNEANGENNQDGANDNNSWNMGVEGETHDIGIGDARQRQMRNFMATLLLSQGVPMISGGDEICRTQNGNNNAYCQDNPISWYDWSSTEEKEAMVAFTCRLIEMRKLHPNLRRRKFFQGRAIHHSADIAWYGTNGKELSEAAWNAGWIRSFGMLLNGQTLEAADELGNPLTDDTFLILFNAHHEAVSFALPHPPAGGRWRVTMNTYDLANPFKTLHTRARIKVEGRSTMLLCEKKAKENILP is encoded by the coding sequence ATGGAACTGAAGCTTCTGCCCGGGAAGCCATACCCGCTTGGTGCCAAGTGGAACGGCACCGGGGTAAATTTCGCTCTCTACTCGGAAAATGCTACCGGCGTCGAGCTTTGCCTTTTCAACGAGGCTGACGAGCAAACGCATCGCCTGCAGCTCCGCGAAACCACGGCCTTTGTCTGGCATTGCTACATCCCCGGCCTCCATCCGGGCCAGCGCTATGGCTATCGCGTGCAGGGCCCATGGAACCCTGAACAAGGGCAACGCTTCAACCCTGCCAAACTCCTCGTCGATCCCTATGCGCAGGCCATCGCCGGCAAGGTTGACTGGAGCCAGCCTATTTTCCCCTACCAGTTCGGAGGCGAGGATGCCGACCTCCATATCGACGACCGCGACAGCGCCGCTGGCGTACCTAAATGCATCGTCGTCAATCCCTACTTTGACTGGGAACACGACCATCCACTGCGCATCCCACTTGCAGACTCGGTGATTTACGAAACGCACGTGCGCGGTTTCAGCATCCAGAATCCCGAGGTCCCCGAAAACCTGCGCGGCACCTATGCCGGCCTCGCGTCCCCAGCCAGCCTGCGTCATCTCAAGAAGCTCGGCGTAACTGCCGTAGAGTTGATGCCCGTGCATCACTTCGTGAACGACAGCCATTTAGTCGAAAAGGGGCTTACCAACTACTGGGGATATAACACCCTCAGCTATCTCGCACCCGCCGGACGCTACGCCGCCACCGGAGAAGACGGCAATCAGGTCTCCGAGTTCAAAGCCATGGTCAAGGCTCTGCATCGCGAGGGCATCGAGGTCATTCTGGACGTGGTCTACAACCACACGGCCGAGGGCAATCACCTTGGCCCCATGCTTTCCATGCGCGGCATCGACAATACGACCTACTATCGCCTCATGGCGGACAATCCCCGCTATTACCTGGACTACACCGGCACCGGGAACAGCCTCAATGTGCGCCATCCGCAGGTGCTCAAGCTCATCATGGATTCACTCCGCTACTGGGTGACCGAGATGCATGTGGATGGCTTCCGCTTCGATCTCGCCGCTACGCTTGCGCGCGAACTGCATGACGTCGATCGCCTCAGCGGCTTCTTCGACATCATTCACCAGGACCCCACTCTCGCGGATGTGAAGCTGATTGCAGAGCCATGGGATGTCGGCGAAGGCGGCTACCAGGTCGGCAACTTCCCTATCCTGTGGGCGGAGTGGAACGGCAAGTATCGAGATACCGTACGCCGCTATTGGAAGGGTGATGAGGGCCAGCTCTCCGATCTTGGCTATCGCCTCACCGGATCGAGCGATCTTTACCAGCACGATGGCCGCCGCCCCTACGCGAGCATCAACTTCATCACTGCGCATGACGGCTTCACGCTGCATGATCTCGTCAGCTACAACGACAAGCACAACGAGGCCAACGGCGAGAACAACCAGGATGGCGCCAACGACAACAACTCCTGGAATATGGGCGTCGAAGGCGAGACCCACGATATAGGGATCGGCGATGCGCGCCAGCGGCAGATGCGCAACTTCATGGCGACGTTATTGCTCTCGCAGGGTGTGCCCATGATCAGCGGGGGAGATGAAATCTGCCGCACGCAGAACGGCAACAACAATGCCTACTGCCAGGACAATCCCATCAGCTGGTACGACTGGTCCTCCACGGAAGAAAAAGAGGCCATGGTGGCTTTTACCTGCCGCCTCATTGAAATGCGCAAGCTGCATCCCAACCTGCGCCGCCGCAAATTCTTCCAGGGACGCGCCATTCACCACTCCGCCGACATCGCCTGGTACGGAACCAACGGAAAAGAGCTGAGTGAAGCGGCATGGAACGCCGGCTGGATCCGCAGTTTCGGCATGCTGCTCAACGGGCAGACCCTCGAAGCTGCCGACGAGCTCGGCAATCCGCTCACTGACGACACCTTCCTGATCCTCTTCAATGCACATCACGAAGCTGTGAGCTTTGCGCTGCCGCATCCACCGGCTGGAGGACGCTGGCGCGTCACCATGAACACCTACGACCTTGCCAACCCCTTCAAGACATTGCATACCCGCGCCCGCATCAAGGTGGAAGGCCGGTCTACGATGCTGCTCTGCGAGAAGAAGGCGAAGGAAAACATCCTGCCCTGA
- the queF gene encoding preQ(1) synthase: MSTANTQRTGYTDDHANAGLDFAFPSIDTWPNQFPAYEILIDDPEFTSVCPKTSLPDFGVIKLRYMPRERCLELKSWKEYLFCYRNLGIFQENVVNQILEDVVKACDPVWAVVTGDFRPRGGISTIVEARWPRPKVEG; encoded by the coding sequence ATGAGCACAGCCAACACCCAGCGCACCGGCTACACCGATGACCACGCCAACGCCGGTCTCGACTTCGCGTTCCCGTCGATCGATACCTGGCCGAACCAGTTTCCGGCTTACGAGATCCTGATCGACGATCCGGAGTTTACTTCGGTCTGTCCGAAGACGAGCCTGCCGGACTTCGGCGTCATCAAACTCCGCTACATGCCACGCGAGCGGTGCCTGGAGCTGAAGTCATGGAAGGAATATCTCTTCTGCTATCGCAACCTGGGCATCTTCCAGGAGAACGTCGTCAATCAGATCCTCGAGGATGTGGTGAAGGCGTGCGACCCGGTATGGGCTGTCGTGACCGGTGACTTCCGTCCCCGTGGCGGCATTTCGACGATCGTCGAGGCGCGCTGGCCCCGGCCTAAGGTCGAAGGCTGA
- a CDS encoding glycosyltransferase has translation MHGALLVTLLTLNWLIALLWVISTLQALRNLPKIPDLLDARFGAPREKSETPEISVIVPAKNEEESVEAALRTLLAIEGLTIEIVAVDDRSTDATGAIMDRVAAEAMAAGRRMHVLHVEELPEGWMGKTHAMAYAARHAAGRWLLFTDADIFFTPDSLLRAMNFAEGRVAKEHEADHLVVFPSLILKSFGERMMIAVFQGIAALSSRFWKIPDPQAKESIGVGAFNMVRADVYRAMGGFESLRMEVLEDLRLGVEVKRQGYRQRVAFGKGMVRVRWAVGLAGMVRNITKNFFAVFRFTVWITVLACAGMTAFCVGPFLAAPFAHALLWPAATVLFMLFLLYRYYRRYTGISTWYCVTFPLGLCVMVYSILRSMVVTLSSGGVQWRGTFYPLAELKKHAGPVR, from the coding sequence ATGCATGGAGCCCTGCTGGTCACTCTGTTGACCTTGAATTGGCTGATCGCGCTGCTGTGGGTAATTTCAACTCTGCAGGCGCTACGAAACCTCCCGAAAATCCCGGACCTGCTGGATGCGCGCTTTGGCGCGCCGCGGGAAAAGAGCGAGACGCCGGAGATATCGGTGATCGTACCGGCGAAGAACGAAGAAGAGTCGGTAGAGGCGGCGCTGCGCACGCTGTTGGCAATCGAAGGCCTGACGATCGAGATCGTTGCAGTGGACGATCGCTCCACGGATGCGACCGGCGCGATCATGGATCGCGTGGCCGCCGAGGCCATGGCGGCAGGACGCAGGATGCATGTGCTGCATGTCGAAGAGCTGCCCGAAGGCTGGATGGGCAAGACACATGCCATGGCCTACGCGGCGCGTCACGCCGCCGGGCGATGGCTGCTCTTCACCGATGCGGATATCTTCTTTACGCCGGACTCGCTGCTGCGCGCCATGAACTTTGCCGAGGGGCGCGTAGCGAAGGAGCACGAGGCCGATCACCTGGTCGTGTTTCCCTCGCTAATTCTCAAGTCGTTCGGCGAACGGATGATGATTGCGGTTTTCCAGGGGATTGCGGCGCTCTCATCGCGTTTCTGGAAGATCCCCGATCCGCAGGCGAAGGAGTCGATCGGCGTGGGGGCCTTCAACATGGTGCGGGCCGACGTGTACCGCGCGATGGGAGGCTTCGAGTCGCTGCGGATGGAAGTACTTGAGGATCTGCGTCTCGGTGTCGAGGTGAAACGGCAGGGCTATCGCCAGCGTGTGGCCTTCGGCAAAGGCATGGTGCGCGTACGCTGGGCTGTCGGACTGGCCGGCATGGTGCGCAATATTACGAAGAACTTCTTCGCCGTATTTCGCTTTACGGTGTGGATTACAGTACTGGCCTGCGCAGGGATGACCGCATTCTGCGTGGGGCCGTTTCTCGCCGCGCCGTTCGCGCATGCGCTGTTGTGGCCGGCGGCGACGGTGCTGTTCATGCTGTTTCTGTTGTATCGCTACTACCGCCGCTACACGGGGATTTCGACGTGGTACTGCGTGACCTTTCCGCTGGGATTGTGCGTGATGGTGTATTCGATCCTCCGCTCGATGGTCGTTACGCTCTCAAGCGGTGGTGTGCAGTGGCGGGGAACGTTCTATCCGCTCGCGGAGCTGAAGAAGCACGCGGGGCCTGTGCGTTGA